One part of the Bacillus sp. FJAT-45350 genome encodes these proteins:
- a CDS encoding cation:proton antiporter domain-containing protein, producing MISEPISNPVLIFGLAMLIFLLAPMIMRRLKIPGIIGLIFAGVIVGPNGVGLLDRDPTIVLLGTVGLLYIIFIAGLEIDLDGFKKYKQRSIVFGSISFTIPFLLGTLMAFALGYSLAASLLLGSLLGSHTLLAYPIASRFGIAKNKAVTTTVGGTIMTDTLALLILAIIASSTTGELDSTFWFTMFVSLGIYVAGVLIIIPMLAKIFFRTMSSIEGSIEFIFVMSILFVTAYLASVAGLEPIIGAFLAGLALNRFILEHSPLMNRIKFVGNALFIPFFLLSVGMLMDIQVLLSDPSAWLLSALIILIINGGKFLAAWISGKIYSYSKEEVKLMYGLSIPQAAATLAATLVGYEIGLFNQATVNSVIVMILITCMVGPYLVEKYSRKIALHEEQKPYEPSDAPQRILIPLANPKTMESLLDLAFILRGTKQEPLYPLSVVQEKSGQSASKIAEAEKMLEHTKNYASGAGVPIHLLTRVDQNVTSGIIRAIEERRIKKVVIGWNGKLSTPQLIFGGILDQLLERTNEMIYVARLGHPLNTTKRIVLILPSGVDHKSGFYESVSSIKELANQLGASLLAIVVKDDATTYEETFKNMKPDVSQKFVGIEAWNEIHNQYLNVLRKDDLVVVLSARRGTIAWHPQLERLPRVLAEAIPESFIMIYPPELDVVDSRGSRGTEVPRTLLRSREYDE from the coding sequence TTGATTTCAGAGCCAATATCTAATCCAGTCTTAATATTTGGACTGGCTATGCTTATTTTTCTTTTAGCTCCAATGATTATGAGAAGGTTAAAGATTCCTGGGATAATTGGCCTCATATTTGCTGGGGTTATTGTAGGTCCCAATGGAGTTGGACTATTAGACAGGGACCCTACGATTGTTCTATTAGGTACAGTTGGGCTTCTATATATTATTTTTATAGCTGGACTTGAAATTGATTTAGATGGATTTAAGAAATACAAGCAGAGAAGTATTGTTTTCGGGTCTATTTCATTTACAATTCCCTTTTTATTAGGGACTCTAATGGCTTTTGCTTTAGGCTATTCGTTAGCAGCTTCTCTGTTACTTGGTTCTTTATTAGGTTCACATACATTACTTGCTTACCCGATCGCAAGTCGTTTTGGGATCGCGAAAAATAAAGCAGTAACGACAACTGTTGGTGGAACAATTATGACAGATACTCTTGCTCTTTTGATATTAGCTATTATTGCTTCTTCAACGACAGGAGAGTTAGATTCTACCTTTTGGTTCACGATGTTTGTTTCTTTAGGAATTTACGTTGCTGGTGTTCTAATTATTATTCCTATGTTAGCAAAGATATTTTTCCGCACGATGAGTAGTATAGAAGGCTCAATCGAGTTTATCTTCGTTATGAGTATTCTTTTTGTGACTGCTTACCTTGCAAGTGTTGCTGGGCTAGAGCCAATTATTGGTGCCTTTTTGGCTGGTCTAGCGTTAAACCGATTTATTTTGGAGCATAGTCCCTTAATGAATCGAATTAAATTTGTCGGTAACGCCTTGTTTATCCCATTCTTTTTACTTTCTGTAGGAATGTTAATGGATATTCAAGTATTACTAAGTGACCCGTCTGCTTGGTTACTTTCTGCGCTAATTATCCTCATCATTAATGGTGGAAAATTTTTAGCAGCTTGGATTTCAGGGAAAATTTATTCCTATTCTAAAGAGGAAGTAAAACTAATGTATGGTCTATCGATTCCGCAGGCTGCAGCAACATTAGCGGCTACATTAGTTGGGTATGAAATTGGGTTGTTTAATCAAGCTACTGTAAACAGTGTAATTGTTATGATTTTAATCACGTGTATGGTTGGACCATATTTAGTTGAGAAATATAGTAGAAAAATAGCGCTACACGAAGAACAGAAGCCATATGAACCGTCTGATGCTCCGCAAAGAATTTTAATTCCGTTAGCAAACCCAAAAACAATGGAGTCACTATTAGACCTTGCTTTTATTTTACGTGGAACTAAACAGGAACCACTTTATCCTTTATCAGTTGTTCAAGAGAAAAGTGGACAATCAGCATCTAAAATTGCTGAGGCGGAAAAAATGTTAGAGCATACGAAAAACTATGCATCTGGTGCAGGAGTCCCGATTCATTTACTTACTCGAGTTGACCAAAATGTCACTTCAGGTATTATTCGCGCTATTGAAGAGAGACGAATCAAAAAAGTTGTCATTGGTTGGAATGGAAAGTTATCAACTCCACAGCTAATTTTCGGAGGGATTCTTGACCAATTATTAGAGCGAACAAATGAAATGATTTACGTTGCAAGGCTTGGACATCCCCTTAATACAACAAAGAGAATTGTATTAATTTTGCCTTCGGGGGTTGACCATAAGTCTGGTTTCTATGAGTCAGTTAGTTCGATTAAAGAGTTAGCCAATCAACTAGGTGCATCCTTACTTGCAATAGTTGTAAAAGATGATGCTACTACTTACGAGGAAACATTTAAAAACATGAAACCTGATGTTTCCCAGAAGTTTGTAGGTATTGAGGCTTGGAATGAAATTCATAACCAATATTTAAACGTTTTACGAAAAGATGATCTTGTTGTTGTTTTAAGTGCTAGAAGAGGAACGATTGCCTGGCATCCTCAACTAGAACGTCTTCCAAGAGTTCTAGCTGAAGCGATTCCTGAGAGCTTTATTATGATTTACCCACCAGAATTAGATGTTGTAGATTCACGTGGTTCAAGAGGAACTGAAGTACCACGTACACTACTGCGATCGAGAGAATACGATGAATAG
- the fabI gene encoding enoyl-ACP reductase FabI has protein sequence MNLLQDRTYVVMGVANKRSIAWGIAQSLSNAGARLIFTYAGERLEKNVRDLAGTLDRDDSLVIPCDVTSDEDIEKAFASIKEEVGVIHGLAHCIAFANKEELEGEYLNTTREGFMLAHNISAYSLTAVAKAARPIMTEGGSIVTLTYLGGERVVKNYNVMGVAKASLDASVKYLANDLGKDGIRVNAISAGPIRTLAAKGISGFNDVLKEIEERAPLRRSTTQEEVGDTAMFLMSNLSRGITGEMIHVDSGYNILSLS, from the coding sequence ATGAATTTATTACAAGACCGTACATATGTTGTTATGGGTGTAGCCAATAAACGTAGTATTGCATGGGGGATAGCTCAATCATTATCAAATGCAGGAGCAAGATTAATTTTTACATATGCTGGTGAGCGATTAGAAAAAAATGTTCGAGACCTAGCGGGCACATTAGACAGAGATGATTCATTAGTTATTCCTTGTGATGTTACAAGTGATGAAGACATTGAGAAGGCGTTTGCTTCAATTAAAGAAGAAGTAGGAGTAATTCATGGACTAGCTCATTGTATTGCGTTTGCAAACAAAGAGGAGCTTGAAGGTGAATACTTAAATACTACTCGTGAAGGCTTTATGCTTGCTCATAACATTAGCGCTTATTCACTAACAGCTGTAGCCAAAGCAGCTCGTCCAATCATGACTGAAGGTGGAAGCATCGTTACTCTTACATATCTTGGTGGAGAAAGAGTAGTGAAGAATTACAACGTTATGGGAGTAGCGAAGGCTTCACTAGATGCAAGTGTGAAATACTTAGCGAACGATCTTGGAAAAGACGGTATTCGCGTTAATGCAATTTCTGCTGGTCCTATTCGTACACTAGCAGCAAAAGGAATTTCAGGTTTCAATGATGTATTAAAAGAAATCGAAGAAAGAGCACCTCTTCGTCGTTCAACTACTCAAGAAGAAGTAGGGGATACAGCGATGTTCTTAATGAGTAATTTATCTCGCGGTATAACTGGTGAAATGATTCATGTAGATTCAGGGTATAATATTTTATCATTATCGTAA
- a CDS encoding collagen-like triple helix repeat-containing protein: protein MHNYQQPHMEQQSLRQQPSVQYLPPVVVEQYLNQWITTTIPGYGQVVAYVADFNRRTGMVSLLIYPAPSYQQQYIQVHNSDLVGVSPYFGPTPPRPPRPRPPHHHHQPWYPGHDGGYPGYPGQPGYPGQPGYPGQPGYPGQPGHGHHGGGLWPWLWHQLGTGFGSQQR from the coding sequence ATGCATAATTATCAGCAACCGCACATGGAGCAGCAATCATTAAGACAGCAACCGTCAGTTCAGTATCTACCTCCTGTTGTCGTAGAACAGTATTTAAATCAATGGATTACAACAACAATTCCAGGCTATGGCCAGGTTGTGGCATATGTAGCGGATTTTAACAGACGTACGGGAATGGTGTCACTACTTATCTACCCTGCACCATCATACCAACAGCAATATATTCAAGTTCATAATAGTGATTTAGTAGGGGTAAGTCCGTACTTCGGTCCAACACCACCACGCCCACCGCGTCCTCGTCCACCACATCACCATCATCAACCATGGTACCCAGGACATGATGGAGGATATCCAGGGTATCCAGGGCAGCCGGGGTATCCGGGGCAGCCGGGGTATCCGGGGCAGCCGGGGTATCCAGGACAGCCGGGTCATGGTCATCACGGTGGAGGCCTTTGGCCATGGTTATGGCACCAATTAGGAACTGGATTCGGTAGTCAGCAACGATAA
- a CDS encoding dTDP-glucose 4,6-dehydratase, which translates to MNKEVLVTGGAGFIGSHFIDYLLQNTSSNITSVDCSSNYLEFLPSYKEVRFIQCDIKDKRQVDSLFDRKYDVIVHFAASSNINSSTKTMLDTNIVGTFNLLEAVRANKANKMIHLSTDKVYGSLACDEVPFTELSTINPSNLYTASKASADMLVRAFSQTYQLPLITVRSSNNYGPRQQENKFIPKTIMNALKEKDILVYGDGLQVRDWLFVEDHCRAIYNVMESGSLGEVYNVGGGHERTSLQVVKLILDHLDKSHKLIRHVEDRQIHERRCALNWGKIQRELGWKPDISFHSGLKQTINWYTHNFVNGIRS; encoded by the coding sequence ATGAACAAAGAGGTCCTTGTGACTGGTGGGGCTGGATTTATTGGTTCACATTTTATTGATTACCTATTACAAAACACATCCTCTAACATTACAAGTGTTGATTGTTCTAGTAATTATCTAGAATTCCTCCCCAGTTATAAAGAAGTTCGTTTTATTCAGTGTGATATTAAGGATAAAAGGCAAGTAGATTCGCTATTTGATAGAAAATACGATGTGATTGTTCATTTTGCAGCTAGTAGCAATATAAATAGTAGTACAAAGACAATGTTAGATACGAATATAGTAGGTACATTCAACTTATTAGAAGCCGTTCGGGCTAATAAGGCAAATAAGATGATACATTTATCCACTGATAAAGTATATGGTTCGTTAGCGTGTGATGAGGTTCCATTTACAGAGCTCTCTACGATTAATCCATCGAATCTGTATACAGCAAGTAAAGCAAGTGCAGACATGTTGGTGAGAGCTTTTTCTCAAACATATCAGCTTCCTTTAATTACAGTTCGTAGTAGTAATAACTATGGCCCTAGACAACAAGAAAATAAATTCATTCCGAAAACGATAATGAATGCACTCAAGGAAAAAGACATTCTAGTATACGGTGATGGTCTACAAGTAAGAGACTGGTTATTTGTAGAGGATCACTGTCGTGCCATTTACAACGTGATGGAATCAGGAAGTCTCGGAGAAGTCTATAACGTAGGTGGAGGGCATGAGAGAACGTCCCTTCAGGTTGTAAAGTTAATTCTTGACCATCTAGATAAAAGTCACAAGCTCATACGTCACGTAGAAGACCGACAAATTCATGAACGAAGGTGTGCATTGAATTGGGGTAAGATACAACGAGAGTTAGGCTGGAAACCAGATATTTCATTTCATAGCGGATTAAAACAAACGATTAATTGGTATACTCACAATTTTGTTAATGGTATTCGAAGCTAA
- a CDS encoding DUF1360 domain-containing protein: MVPSYLELIIIILACFRLTRLLVFDTITEFLRKPFHQLIEEEQPDGSVETFLQIKGTGLRKWLGELLSCYWCTGIWCSIFLCGGYFLYFSYFMPAMVILAVAGAAAIIESIVLKIVD, from the coding sequence GTGGTTCCTAGTTATCTAGAGCTAATCATCATTATTCTTGCTTGTTTTCGATTAACACGTCTACTTGTGTTTGATACAATTACTGAATTTCTACGAAAACCATTCCACCAATTGATTGAAGAGGAACAGCCTGACGGGTCAGTGGAAACATTCCTTCAAATTAAAGGAACAGGACTTCGAAAATGGTTAGGAGAATTATTGAGCTGTTATTGGTGCACGGGAATATGGTGCTCTATCTTTCTTTGTGGTGGTTATTTTCTTTACTTTTCATATTTTATGCCAGCTATGGTCATTTTGGCAGTTGCTGGTGCAGCTGCGATTATTGAGTCTATCGTACTCAAGATAGTTGATTAA
- a CDS encoding sugar phosphate nucleotidyltransferase, whose protein sequence is MKGVILAGGTGSRLYPLTRIINKHLLLGGEYLMIYHAIKKLKEADILYFLSITTKRDYSLFIQLLGHGVTIHYKVQESAVGITWAIYLAKDYVIDE, encoded by the coding sequence ATGAAGGGAGTCATTCTAGCAGGAGGCACAGGGTCGAGACTATATCCACTTACCCGAATAATTAATAAACACTTACTTCTAGGTGGAGAATATCTAATGATATATCATGCTATAAAAAAATTAAAAGAGGCTGATATTTTATATTTTTTAAGTATAACGACCAAGAGGGATTATAGCTTATTTATTCAACTACTTGGTCATGGTGTTACGATTCATTATAAGGTACAAGAGTCAGCTGTAGGTATTACTTGGGCAATTTATCTTGCAAAGGATTATGTGATAGATGAATAG
- the rfbB gene encoding dTDP-glucose 4,6-dehydratase yields MKKQLLVTGGAGFIGSNFIEFMINKGAYHITNIDSLSYAGKIENTTFFSSSPDYRFIQCDIRNRNQLNEVFDRRYDVIVHFAAESHVDRSISEPNIFIETNVFGTYHLLETVREGKAKRMVQVSTDEVYGSLKVTDFPFTEHSPIIPNNPYAASKASSDLLVRSYFKTFQTPVIITRCSNNYGPRQDKEKFIPKVIMNALDNKEIPIYGDGKQVRDWLFVEDHCRALQVILEHGEDGEVYNIGGSNERANIDIAKQIISYLGKGSSLITHIDDRKGHDRRYAINWGKVHSQFGWEPKISFTEGLIQTIESYKKANS; encoded by the coding sequence ATGAAGAAACAACTACTTGTAACAGGTGGGGCAGGATTCATTGGATCAAACTTCATTGAGTTTATGATAAATAAAGGTGCATATCATATTACTAACATAGATTCACTTTCATATGCAGGGAAAATAGAGAATACAACCTTTTTTTCATCGTCACCTGATTATCGTTTCATCCAATGTGATATACGCAATCGAAACCAATTAAATGAAGTATTTGATCGACGATATGATGTGATCGTCCACTTTGCTGCAGAATCTCACGTAGATAGAAGTATTTCAGAACCTAATATTTTCATAGAAACTAACGTTTTTGGTACCTATCATTTGTTAGAGACTGTACGGGAAGGAAAAGCAAAAAGAATGGTTCAAGTTTCAACGGATGAAGTATACGGTAGTCTTAAAGTTACTGATTTTCCATTTACAGAGCATTCTCCAATTATTCCTAATAACCCGTATGCAGCGAGCAAGGCTAGCTCAGACTTGTTAGTTCGATCGTACTTTAAAACATTTCAGACACCAGTCATCATTACAAGGTGTAGTAATAATTATGGGCCACGACAAGACAAGGAGAAGTTTATTCCAAAGGTAATTATGAATGCTCTCGATAATAAGGAAATTCCAATTTATGGGGATGGAAAACAGGTGAGAGATTGGTTGTTTGTGGAGGATCATTGTAGGGCGCTACAAGTCATACTAGAACATGGTGAGGATGGTGAAGTTTACAATATAGGTGGGAGTAATGAAAGAGCAAATATCGATATTGCTAAACAAATCATTAGTTATCTAGGAAAAGGTTCTAGTCTTATTACTCATATTGATGACCGGAAAGGTCACGATCGTCGTTATGCAATCAATTGGGGTAAGGTTCATAGTCAGTTTGGATGGGAGCCTAAAATATCATTTACTGAAGGGTTAATTCAAACGATTGAATCATACAAAAAAGCAAATTCATGA
- the rfbD gene encoding dTDP-4-dehydrorhamnose reductase, with amino-acid sequence MKHILITGANGQLGKELSDRGKEKFKVTSLGKAELDITNLYLVQQTVEHYQPDFIIHTAAFTNVDHCEVEKTKAFDINSVGASHIAMGANMIDSKMIYISSDYIFDGRNNRPYGIEDTPNPLNTYGKSKWLGERLVEWNTENCSVIRTSWLYGHARNNFVKTMLNLVKKGQPIAVVADEVGSPTYVRDLANYILLLLDKPEGTYHCSNSGSCSWYEFARKIVEKAGYDPGLIQPTTSKKYGSVAKRPAYSVLSHEQLNNVDLKTPRHWEEALDEFLMKELKL; translated from the coding sequence ATGAAGCACATTCTAATAACAGGCGCAAACGGACAGTTGGGTAAAGAGCTATCGGATAGAGGGAAAGAAAAATTCAAGGTTACTTCATTAGGAAAAGCTGAACTGGATATAACAAATCTATATCTTGTTCAACAAACAGTAGAACACTATCAGCCAGATTTTATCATTCATACAGCTGCATTTACAAATGTTGATCATTGTGAGGTAGAAAAAACAAAAGCATTTGATATCAATTCAGTTGGAGCATCTCATATTGCAATGGGAGCAAACATGATAGATTCAAAGATGATATACATTAGTTCAGATTACATTTTTGATGGAAGAAATAATCGTCCGTACGGTATTGAAGATACTCCTAATCCACTGAATACGTACGGGAAAAGTAAGTGGCTTGGAGAGAGGTTAGTAGAATGGAATACAGAAAATTGTTCGGTTATCCGTACATCTTGGCTATATGGACACGCTAGAAACAACTTTGTAAAGACAATGTTGAACCTAGTAAAAAAGGGACAACCAATTGCTGTTGTTGCAGACGAGGTAGGTAGTCCTACGTATGTTAGAGATTTAGCAAATTATATTTTGTTATTACTAGATAAACCTGAAGGCACGTACCATTGCAGTAATTCAGGTTCTTGCAGTTGGTATGAGTTTGCAAGAAAGATAGTTGAAAAGGCAGGATATGATCCAGGCCTTATTCAACCTACAACGTCTAAGAAGTATGGATCAGTTGCTAAACGACCAGCATACTCGGTTTTAAGTCATGAACAATTAAATAATGTAGACCTAAAGACACCGAGACATTGGGAAGAAGCACTTGATGAATTTCTAATGAAGGAGTTGAAATTATGA
- a CDS encoding IS3 family transposase yields the protein NGIRSKTVKKYKATTNSKHNLPVYPNLLNQKFQVDHPSQVWVADITYIWTKQGWLYLASIMDLYSRRILGWHMSERMTKELVITALERAVVAQKPTPGLIHHSDRGSQYASNAYQSLLRSNGMFTSMSRKGNCYDNACIESFHGVIKKELIFHRNYQTRDEAKKDIFEYIVSFYNYKRIHSSNNYQSPIVFEKLYYKNYVSIRKSSLSS from the coding sequence AAATGGAATACGTTCTAAAACTGTAAAGAAGTACAAGGCGACGACAAATTCTAAACACAACTTACCTGTCTATCCGAACCTATTAAACCAAAAGTTTCAGGTGGACCATCCTAGCCAAGTTTGGGTAGCTGATATTACCTACATTTGGACAAAGCAAGGCTGGCTGTATCTCGCATCGATTATGGATTTGTATTCAAGACGAATTTTAGGTTGGCATATGAGTGAACGAATGACAAAAGAATTAGTCATCACAGCCCTTGAACGTGCGGTTGTTGCCCAAAAACCAACGCCAGGGCTCATTCATCATTCAGACCGTGGGAGCCAATATGCTTCAAATGCTTACCAAAGTTTACTACGGTCAAATGGTATGTTTACCAGCATGAGTCGCAAAGGAAATTGTTATGACAACGCTTGTATTGAGTCTTTTCATGGCGTGATTAAAAAAGAGTTAATTTTTCATAGAAACTATCAAACAAGAGATGAAGCTAAGAAAGATATATTCGAGTATATTGTCAGCTTTTACAACTACAAACGCATTCATTCATCAAACAATTATCAGTCTCCAATCGTGTTTGAAAAACTCTACTATAAGAATTATGTGTCAATAAGAAAATCCTCACTATCAAGTTGA
- a CDS encoding sugar phosphate nucleotidyltransferase: MNKAVILAGGTGSRLSPITRIINKHLLPVGNYPMIYWSIYKVREAGIEEILLLTSREYLSLFIQLLGEGEEFNVKIKYKIQESATGIAGALSLAKDFIGDEKFLVLLGDNIFQDSLQPYLYEFEDNRSGAFVLLKEVEQPEHYGIARFNKDKGEIISIVEKPKEEGPAYCVTGIYFYDPSVFSYIERISPSTRGELEITDVNNFYLNDSLLSYEVLKGWWIDAGTPESLFLANKFVHKGDGK; the protein is encoded by the coding sequence ATGAATAAGGCTGTTATTCTAGCGGGAGGAACAGGTTCACGCTTATCGCCTATCACACGTATCATAAATAAACATCTACTACCAGTAGGTAATTACCCTATGATTTACTGGTCAATTTATAAAGTAAGGGAAGCTGGTATTGAAGAAATCCTGCTATTAACATCACGGGAGTATTTAAGTTTGTTTATTCAATTACTTGGTGAAGGCGAAGAGTTTAATGTGAAAATAAAATATAAAATTCAAGAATCAGCCACTGGAATTGCAGGCGCCTTATCGTTAGCCAAAGATTTTATCGGCGATGAAAAATTCCTAGTATTGTTAGGAGACAATATTTTTCAAGATTCGTTACAGCCCTATTTATATGAATTTGAGGATAATAGGAGTGGGGCATTTGTATTACTAAAGGAAGTTGAGCAACCAGAACATTATGGAATTGCTAGGTTCAATAAGGATAAGGGAGAAATTATCTCAATTGTAGAAAAGCCAAAGGAAGAAGGACCAGCTTATTGTGTAACTGGGATTTACTTTTACGATCCTTCTGTTTTTTCTTATATAGAAAGAATTTCACCATCAACGAGAGGGGAATTAGAAATTACCGATGTAAATAATTTTTATCTCAATGACTCGTTGCTATCTTATGAAGTATTAAAAGGCTGGTGGATTGATGCAGGTACACCTGAATCTCTGTTTCTAGCAAATAAGTTCGTCCATAAAGGGGATGGAAAGTAA
- a CDS encoding dTDP-4-dehydrorhamnose 3,5-epimerase family protein, with the protein MISGVKVKRLMKHCDDRGYFAELVREDEGLLERFGQASISMSYPGVIKAFHYHNYQDDLWFFPSGNAQVVLHDLRDTSQTYGETDVYYLGEENPILLLIPKGVAHGYRVLGERPATIVYFTTEAYNGVDPDERRISYNDPCIGFDWVTRHR; encoded by the coding sequence TTGATTAGTGGAGTGAAAGTAAAAAGATTAATGAAGCATTGCGATGATCGTGGCTATTTTGCAGAGCTAGTTAGGGAAGATGAAGGTTTACTTGAACGGTTTGGGCAGGCTTCTATATCAATGAGCTATCCAGGTGTGATAAAAGCATTTCACTACCATAATTATCAGGATGATCTTTGGTTCTTTCCTTCAGGAAATGCTCAAGTTGTCCTTCATGATTTGAGGGACACATCCCAAACATATGGAGAAACCGACGTTTACTATTTAGGGGAAGAAAATCCTATCCTTTTGTTAATACCAAAAGGGGTTGCTCATGGGTATCGAGTATTAGGTGAGCGACCTGCAACGATTGTTTATTTTACAACAGAAGCGTACAACGGAGTGGACCCAGACGAAAGAAGAATTTCTTACAATGATCCTTGTATTGGTTTTGATTGGGTAACGAGGCACCGGTAG
- a CDS encoding glycosyltransferase family 2 protein produces the protein MTKVSIIMTSYNKPKFIGKAIEGILNQTFTDFELLLMDDNSNEETQKIIESYLHDSRIKYFRSNIKSTIERVQKTRYAVLINEALRKVEGEYISYATDDNIYLPKRLEIMVDYLDNNPSIPIVYSSSKTTHVDKNGSTTHQIERKAIVNQWLASCVIDHCSIMHRKGILKEIYIKWGSYWDENPEFYRIGDARFFWRVNHFWPFYPIDEVLDDNYITEESIHHQLVFADEKSEFAKLLPPQRTCKELREDLRRNIRGDNI, from the coding sequence TTGACGAAAGTTTCCATAATTATGACTAGTTATAATAAACCAAAGTTTATAGGTAAAGCAATAGAAGGTATATTAAATCAAACATTTACAGATTTTGAGTTGTTATTAATGGATGATAATTCTAATGAAGAAACTCAAAAAATAATTGAATCATATTTACACGATAGTAGAATTAAATATTTTCGAAGTAATATTAAAAGTACGATAGAAAGAGTACAAAAAACCCGGTATGCTGTCTTAATTAATGAAGCTTTAAGAAAAGTAGAGGGAGAATATATTTCATATGCAACAGATGATAATATATACCTCCCAAAAAGGTTAGAAATAATGGTGGATTATTTAGATAATAATCCTTCAATCCCGATTGTATATTCATCGTCTAAAACAACACATGTCGATAAAAATGGAAGCACAACACATCAAATAGAAAGAAAAGCTATAGTTAATCAATGGCTTGCCTCATGTGTTATAGATCATTGCTCGATAATGCATAGAAAAGGTATTTTAAAAGAAATATATATAAAATGGGGTTCTTATTGGGATGAAAATCCAGAGTTCTATAGAATTGGAGATGCACGCTTTTTTTGGAGGGTAAATCATTTTTGGCCATTTTATCCAATTGATGAAGTACTAGATGATAACTATATTACAGAGGAGTCTATACATCATCAGTTGGTATTTGCCGATGAGAAATCAGAATTTGCTAAACTGCTTCCGCCACAACGAACATGTAAAGAATTACGTGAGGATTTAAGAAGGAATATTAGAGGGGATAATATATGA